The Megachile rotundata isolate GNS110a chromosome 3, iyMegRotu1, whole genome shotgun sequence genome includes a window with the following:
- the LOC100879015 gene encoding uncharacterized protein LOC100879015 isoform X3, whose translation MPRSVKDSEEEVDVKTAGRKTRLTDVGSADTSLRRSTRIKLVKQNDSSPESNDSSVSNTQTRVTRKRTDVSETPEVDATTTATPTKRNRHSIVNDMLNRTGSQRIKRLTRAGSESKSPPLRVTRNTRATSMEPETNAENNLIQRDEHELTRTPVRTRRRTSIIPSEATVLEEKEETLKILMVTLDRTLPNVSETKENDSDESVPNTENTPDTKHQNVNEEEDKDNTSEQCNNLAENPPPKSVESVEKDISTDDKNVTPVNDKNVLEESKNLVASTGTEMNSSQSSIEKMTDDDKNVSEETSTLTDINSSQSFLQKITENDKSVSEESKNLLTSSVTEIDSSQTLSQKIADDDKDVSEETNNVLTSTVIEINSSETFSQKITDDKNVPEENKTVSTPAVTEMDSSIHNSSEPFSQKADQNTSKELGLKIENLLTNSIEKHEDFSNKENLAANIISDEPNIENTGSNTPVQSPKPLSVSNSNKLIKEKCKSPCNLLPRSRHSKSSESMDDSPVKEVDNDVTNNSVVENLTASPNAEDTDNSDMPKLAIESDSLSGTTLNTSPDRNISVKICTDSSSCDSIELIRCTDDVKSPDNSDKLTESNEEATEIQDEELNEIETDATSSVEKITNVNEDSEKDTKQETSINDKDNVKEEVKPGTSDNVQGNDEVNCKNTSSLTSPEKTLITNTDSENKDASEFESINKPNTTSSNTNTVLQPSNDSICPEDSISTNADEDSVTNMVKSSLSSTVAETPTEVTEGKPEKEDLSTRGSSMSKDQPIEKSVEQKSESIQETCTKNQESMDVDDNDSDKNAATLFQDIPANEWKEKNVDIDKNSIHSVSTERLEHETEAECDLVLVDKEAWLAAENIKAEKEAEASDYDSDDTVVLKMQRDSRKGQKIEQMEIDTSADNNKINISKEASTNESNIDNENLTKNTKDSESETPNTDSEAVNQNKSITEKQNKHSTSKHNVSNRKSTEGKDLNESHKTIDTEENLSSDKNNLSESISKKRKSLNKSVREVDETESTEKKSLNKSNKSEEEKETADAELDSGSDIMTSAKKNKKKRSLNISSKKQVACLKESDNDSKESSLPEKRKSKKKKFEKNRSLTRNVIDSDSESNSDDSQNETIELPKFLLGEGSNTDSDNESDKSIDSDIEREYNLDGKDTCKFSDDDVPGDECRASETESSDPDDNGSDLADFVVYDDVEEEEDESEESGNEEENIEINEKEDAVEKETSENEKENYEADVSVDTSVKRKSKLKMSDDLNTSDAKSDNKKQKSKKIDTSQNEKEHSLSDASLSQSLKMKKAKQKRAVSEFIVEDIEQPLNDSYSTFNKGRQKLNKCSTPKSHYLPTTEEADEKTKTASDSKTDTSIDKRKIEDSKAESSFTKLSKQKSKENLVDKHLPSELAELVENVKLSKPLPSKVAELNKTIAVLDSETPTTKYLKKDRLNDTAPVLKLDSKLTKINDDEQNKTLNQLEEESEDVNTEEINTSLKQKLLKVADNILEADRRKKHKKRKQKEENSNPDKLIADDDFHEDTAPQVLIDSENIVSATNTDKNEIIEEVVLNEGEKKKKRKKKKKKQKLTPSDITEQIDENIEPESTKKLVPKKVKKKQEIKLVENVSDTQSENQILEKKKKESTPVWNEEITTQISKKKQKSLSEDITLSGNERTTEKLPKRKKKLSEDVVLEHEVPSRKRKKDWSSNDFSESDNILVEKAAKKKHKLLVEDEKKSKAKSAKATFNDAGSDSDEGPTVVTFAEARDEALKIIKHTADSIKANKEMKKKKRKERMEEMERDKELKNEKQKLRKQEIKAKEIGMQKGIKRLPDDLLENLSDIPVKRMKNISKREGKILPSRTMFNLEDKTEDTYEDDFVPLSSCGATTNFAVANIQKIKKKKKIPGIGSFKQKMLARNSRQPISAYLMCLKKQKVSGNDNFCSKPY comes from the exons ATGCCGCGTTCTGTCAAAGATTCAGAAGAAGAGGTAGATGTAAAAACTGCCG gtcGCAAGACTCGTCTTACTGATGTTGGGTCAGCCGACACATCGCTCCGTCGTAGTACCCGAATTAAATTAGTTAAACAAAATGATTCTTCACCCGAATCAAATGATAGTAGTGTGAGTAATACACAAACAAGAGTTACAAGGAAACGAACAG ATGTTAGCGAAACCCCAGAAGTTGATGCTACTACTACAGCTACACCAACAAAAAGAAATAGACATAGCATTGTTAATGATATGCTTAATAGGACTGGTAGTCAAAGAAT TAAACGACTTACGAGAGCTGGTTCAGAGTCAAAATCACCACCACTAAGAGTTACACGTAATACAAGAGCTACATCCATGGAACCTGAAACTAATGCAGAAAATAATCTTATACAGAGGGACGAACATGAATTAACACGTACACCTGTTAGGACAAGAAGACGAACATCAATAATACCTTCAGAAGCAACTGTTCTAGAGGAGAAAGAAGaaactctaaaaattctaatGGTGACATTAGACCGTACATTACCTAACGTTagtgaaacaaaagaaaatg attCAGATGAGTCAGTACCAAATACAGAAAATACTCCTGACACAAAACATCAAAATGTAAATGAGGAAGAAGATAAAGATAATACTAGTG AACAATGCAATAATCTTGCAGAAAATCCTCCTCCAAAATCTGTTGAGAGTGTTGAAAAGGATATATCTACTGATGATAAAAATGTAACACCAGTCAATGACAAAAATGTGTTAGAAGAAAGTAAAAACTTAGTTGCATCTACTGGAACAGAAATGAATTCATCTCAATCATCTATAGAAAAGATGACAGATGATGATAAAAATGTGTCAGAAGAAACATCTACATTAACAGATATAAATTCATCTCAATCATTTTTACAAAAGATAACAGAAAATGATAAAAGTGTGTCAGAAGAAAGTAAAAACTTACTTACATCTAGTGTAACAGAAATTGATTCATCTCAAACACTTTCACAAAAAATTGCAGATGATGATAAAGATGTATCAGAAGAAACTAACAATGTACTTACATCTACTGTAATAGAAATTaattcatctgaaacattttcACAAAAGATTACAGATGATAAAAATGTGCCAGAAGAAAATAAAACCGTATCTACACCGGCAGTAACAGAAATGGATTCTTCTATACATAATTCATCTGAACCATTTTCACAAAAGGCTGATCAAAATACATCTAAAGAATTaggattaaaaattgaaaatttattaaccaATTCAATAGAAAAACATGAAGATTTTAGTAATAAGGAGAATCTAGCAGCAAATATTATTAGTGATGAACCAAATATCGAAAATACTGGTTCTAATACACCGGTACAAAGCCCAAAACCTTTATCTGTAAGTAACTCAAACaagttaataaaagaaaaatgtaaatcTCCTTGCAATTTATTACCAAGGAGTCGACATTCAAAATCATCAGAATCAATGGATGATTCTCCTGTAAAGGAAGTTGATAACGATGTAACTAATAATTCGGTAGTAGAAAATTTGACTGCGTCACCAAATGCAGAAGATACAGATAATTCTGATATGCCAAAATTAGCTATAGAATCAGATTCATTAAGTGGAACTACACTTAATACAAGTCCAGATAGGaatatttctgtaaaaataTGTACGGATTCAAGTTCCTGTGACAGTATTGAACTTATAAGGTGTACAGACGATGTGAAATCTCCAGATAATAGTGATAAACTTACAGAAAGTAATGAAGAAGCTACAGAAATACAAGACGAAGAATTGAATGAAATCGAAACGGATGCAACTTCAAGTGTAGAAAAAATTACGAATGTAAATGAAGATTCTGAAAAAGATACTAAACAAGAAACAAGCATCAATGATAAGGATAATGTAAAAGAGGAAGTTAAACCAGGTACATCAGACAATGTACAAGGTAATGATGAAGTGAATTGTAAAAACACTTCATCTCTTACTTCTCCAGAGAAGACATTAATTACGAATACTGATTCAGAGAATAAAGACGCATCTGAGTTTGAAAGTATAAATAAACCAAATACTACTTCTTCTAATACAAATACTGTATTACAACCTTCAAATGATAGTATCTGTCCAGAAGATTCTATATCTACTAACGCAGATGAAGATAGTGTAACTAATATGGTTAAAAGTAGTCTATCTTCTACTGTTGCAGAGACGCCAACCGAAGTTACTGAAGGAAAGCCAGAAAAAGAAGACCTGTCTACGCGCGGCTCTTCAATGTCAAAGGACCAACCTATAGAGAAATCAGTTGAACAGAAATCTGAATCTATTCAAGAAACATGTACTAAGAATCAAGAAAGTATGGACGTTGATGATAATGACTCCGATAAAAATGCAGCAACTTTATTTCAAGATATCCCAGCCAATGAATGGAAGGAGAAGAACGTCGATATTGATAAGAATTCAATTCATTCGGTGTCAACTGAAAGATTGGAACATGAAACGGAAGCTGAATGTGATCTTGTTTTAGTTGATAAGGAAGCATGGTTAGCTGctgaaaatataaaagcagAAAAGGAAGCAGAAGCCTCCGATTATGATTCGGATGATACAGTTGTGTTAAAGATGCAAAGGGATTCTAGGAAAGGACAAAAGATTGAACAAATGGAAATAGATACATCAGCagacaataacaaaataaatatcagtAAAGAAGCATCTACAAATgaaagtaatattgataatgaaaatttaacgaaaaatacGAAAGATTCTGAAAGCGAAACACCAAATACTGATTCTGAAGCTGTAAATCAGAATAAATCAATAACAGAGAAACAGAATAAACATTCTACTTCTAAACATAATGTTTCGAACCGCAAATCAACTGAAGGAAAAGACTTAAATGAATCACATAAAACAATAGATACAGAAGAGAATTTGTCAtcggataaaaataatttgtccgAGAGTATTTCGAAAAAACGAAAATCACTTAACAAGTCTGTTCGAGAAGTAGATGAAACTGAATCCACAGAGAAAAAATCTTTGAATAAATCCAATAAAtctgaagaagaaaaagaaacagcAGATGCTGAACTAGATAGCGGAAGTGACATAATGACATCagctaaaaagaataaaaagaaacgaTCCTTAAATATTTCATCGAAGAAGCAAGTGGCTTGTTTAAAGGAATCTGATAATGATAGTAAAGAATCTAGTCTTCCTGAAAAACggaaaagtaaaaagaaaaagtTCGAAAAAAATCGTTCGCTAACAAGAAACGTTATAGATTCTGACAGTGAAAGTAATTCTGATGATTCACAAAATGAAACAATAGAGCTTCCTAAATTTTTGTTAGGTGAAGGATCTAATACTGACAGTGATAATGAATCTGATAAAAGTATAGACTCAGATATTGAAAGAGAATACAATCTTGATGGTAAAGATACATGTAAGTTTTCTGATGATGATGTTCCTGGAGATGAATGTAGAGCATCAGAAACAGAATCATCAGATCCAGATGATAATGGATCAGATCTTGCAGATTTTGTAGTTTATGATGAcgttgaagaagaagaagacgagagTGAAGAGTCTGGAAACGAGGAAGAAAATATCGAGATAAATGAAAAAGAAGATGCAGTCGAGAAAGAAACAagtgaaaatgaaaaagaaaattatgaaGCGGATGTGTCAGTAGATACTTCTGTTAAAcgtaaaagtaaattaaaaatgtctgaTGATTTGAACACGTCTGACGCCAAAAGCGATAATAAGAAGCAAAAGTCCAAAAAGATAGATACATCTCAAAATGAAAAAGAACACAGTTTGTCTGACGCGTCGCTTTCACAGTCTCTTAAAATGAAGAAAGCAAAACAAAAGCGGGCTGTAAGTGAATTTATAGTTGAAGATATAGAACAACCATTAAATGACTCTTACTCAACGTTTAATAAGGGAAGGCAAAAACTTAATAAATGCAGTACTCCTAAAAGTCATTATTTACCTACGACAGAAGAAGCAGATGAAAAAACTAAAACTGCAAGTGATAGTAAAACAGATACTTCTATTGATAAGAGAAAAATTGAGGATTCAAAAGCAGAAAGCAGTTTTACAAAACTAAGTAAACAAAAAAGTAAAGAAAATCTCGTGGATAAGCACCTTCCATCCGAACTAGCCGAATTAGTAGAAAATGTGAAACTTTCAAAACCACTGCCATCTAAAGTAGcagaattaaataaaacaattgcAGTCCTAGATAGTGAAACACCcacaacaaaatatttgaaaaaagacAGATTAAATGACACTGCGCCAGTATTGAAATTGGATAGTAAgttgacaaaaataaatgaTGATGAACAAAATAAAACGTTAAATCAGCTCGAAGAAGAAAGTGAAGATGTTAATACAGAAGAAATAAATACCTCGTTAAAACAGAAGTTGCTTAAAGTAGCTGACAATATTTTAGAGGCTGATCGCCGGAAAAAACATAAGAAACGGAAGCAAAAAGAAGAAAACAGTAATCCTGATAAATTAATTGCAGACGATGATTTTCATGAAGATACAGCTCCACAAGTTTTAATTGATAGTGAAAATATTGTTTCTGCCACTAATaccgataaaaatgaaataattgaagAAGTAGTTTTGAATGAAggagagaagaaaaagaagaggaagaagaagaagaagaaacaaaaattaacaCCTTCTGATATTACGGAACAAATAGACGAAAATATAGAGCCAGAAAGTACTAAAAAATTAGTACCTAAGAAGGTAAAAAAGAAACAGGAGATAAAATTAGTTGAAAATGTTTCAGAtacacaatcggaaaatcaaatattagaaaagaaaaagaaagaaagtacACCTGTCTGGAATGAAGAGATAACTACACAAATATCTAAGAAAAAACAAAAATCATTGTCAGAAGACATTACTTTATCAGGCAATGAAAGGACGACTGAAAAATTGcctaaaagaaagaaaaaattatcGGAAGATGTTGTTTTGGAACATGAAGTTCCGTCTAGGAAGAGGAAGAAGGATTGGTCATCAAATGATTTTTCAGAAAGTGACAATATTTTAGTCGAAAAAGCAGCAAAGAAGAAGCATAAATTATTAGTAGAAGACGAGAAAAAAAGTAAAGCAAAATCTGCCAAAGCTACATTTAATGATGCAGGATCAGATTCAGATGAAGGTCCAACAGTAGTTACATTTGCTGAAGCTCGAGATGaagcattaaaaattataaagcatACTGCTGATAGTATTAAAGCTaacaaagaaatgaaaaagaaaaaacgaaaagaaagaaTGGAAGAAATGGAACGTGACAAAGAACTTaagaatgaaaaacaaaaattaagaaaacaagAAATAAAAGCTAAAGAAATAGGTATGCAGAAGGGTATTAAACGGCTTCCTGATGATCTGCTTGAAAATCTTTCGGACATTCCAGTAAAAAGAATGAAGAATATATCAAAGAGAGAAGGAAAAATATTACCATCTCGTACAATGTTCAATTTAGAGGATAAGACAGAGGATACGTATGAAGATGATTTCGTGCCATTAAGTTCCTGTGGAGCTACAACAAATTTCGCTGttgcaaatattcaaaaaattaaaaagaagaaaaaaattccAGGCATAGGTTCTTTTAAGCAAAAAATGCTTGCTAGAAATTCACGACAACCTATTTCTGCATATTTAATGTGTTTAAAGAAACAAAAAGTATCAGGTAACGATAATTTCTGTAGTAAaccatattaa